One Campylobacter concisus DNA segment encodes these proteins:
- a CDS encoding alanine racemase: protein MSEIRLNKASYIHNLTQICAKAGGKEKVIVVLKDNAYGHGARLIANEAKKFGIEICAVKSEFEANEISDIFENILILSHVPTGNESSKFIYAINDIDALLKIKENTKINLAIDTGMHRNGLDISELDYAFEILTRRNLEFLGAYTHFRASDELNTDYFVQRENFRAAKEKILALCDEFGIKKPIFHSHNSAALERASEIDDDMVRIGIAQYGYSQFNDSLGLKPVLSLWAKRVSRRILKSGQGVGYGAKFSAKEDINVATYDLGYGDGLLRYNGCGELRLANNEPILGKISMDSFSCKDSGEWVCVFEDANIWAKFFDTISYDILVKLSPNITRKFI from the coding sequence ATGTCTGAAATACGCCTAAATAAAGCTTCATATATCCATAACCTCACTCAAATTTGTGCTAAAGCTGGTGGCAAAGAGAAAGTAATAGTTGTATTAAAAGACAATGCTTATGGCCATGGCGCAAGGCTTATTGCAAATGAAGCTAAAAAATTTGGCATAGAAATTTGTGCTGTAAAAAGTGAGTTTGAGGCAAATGAAATTTCTGACATATTTGAAAATATTCTCATTCTCTCGCATGTTCCAACCGGAAATGAAAGCAGCAAATTTATCTATGCGATAAACGACATAGACGCACTTTTAAAGATAAAAGAAAATACAAAAATCAACCTTGCAATTGACACTGGTATGCATAGAAATGGGCTTGATATAAGTGAGCTTGATTATGCGTTTGAAATTTTAACAAGAAGGAATTTGGAGTTTCTTGGAGCTTATACTCATTTTCGTGCAAGTGATGAGCTAAATACTGATTATTTCGTGCAAAGGGAAAATTTTAGGGCTGCAAAAGAGAAAATTTTAGCTCTTTGCGATGAGTTTGGTATAAAAAAACCGATCTTTCACTCTCACAACTCAGCTGCTCTTGAGAGAGCAAGTGAAATCGATGATGATATGGTGCGTATTGGTATTGCCCAGTATGGATACTCTCAGTTCAATGATAGTTTGGGGTTAAAGCCGGTACTTTCACTATGGGCAAAAAGAGTTAGCAGGCGCATTTTAAAAAGTGGTCAAGGTGTTGGATATGGCGCTAAATTTAGCGCAAAAGAAGATATAAATGTAGCCACCTATGATCTTGGATATGGCGATGGGTTACTAAGATACAATGGCTGTGGTGAGTTAAGACTTGCCAATAACGAGCCAATACTAGGCAAAATTTCTATGGATAGCTTTAGTTGTAAAGATAGCGGCGAGTGGGTCTGTGTCTTTGAGGATGCAAATATTTGGGCGAAATTTTTTGATACTATAAGTTATGATATTTTAGTAAAGCTCTCGCCAAACATCACTAGAAAATTTATATAA
- the htpX gene encoding zinc metalloprotease HtpX — protein MEIFKTAFLMVTLMLIFIAVGGYIGGEYGMMIAFLIATGTNIFSYFFSDTLVLKRYNAIPVDESNAHGLYEIVSRLTQKANLPMPKIYIIPEEVPNAFATGRNPSHAAVAVTEGLLKILNENEIEGVLAHELSHVRHYDILTGSIAAILAGAIAMLANFAKIGGIAGQSSGSRRGGGNAIVMLALAILMPIAATIIQMAISREREYKADKGAAYLTGHPEWLASALRKLESYSNSYVMQNASEQSAHMFIVNPFGSLTNKLGVLFRTHPSTSDRIAELERLEQEIKRGM, from the coding sequence ATGGAAATTTTTAAAACTGCTTTTTTAATGGTTACTTTAATGCTGATTTTTATCGCTGTTGGCGGATATATTGGCGGTGAGTATGGCATGATGATCGCCTTTTTGATAGCAACTGGCACAAATATCTTTTCATATTTTTTTAGTGATACTCTGGTGCTTAAAAGATATAACGCTATCCCAGTCGATGAGAGTAACGCTCACGGGCTTTATGAGATCGTATCTCGTCTCACACAAAAGGCAAATTTGCCTATGCCAAAAATTTACATCATACCAGAAGAGGTACCAAATGCCTTTGCTACGGGCAGAAACCCAAGCCATGCAGCCGTTGCAGTAACCGAGGGGCTTTTAAAAATTTTAAATGAAAACGAGATCGAGGGTGTGCTAGCTCACGAGCTAAGCCACGTAAGGCATTACGACATCCTAACTGGTTCAATCGCTGCCATACTAGCTGGCGCTATCGCAATGCTTGCAAATTTTGCTAAGATTGGTGGTATTGCTGGGCAAAGCAGCGGTTCAAGAAGAGGTGGCGGTAATGCCATCGTTATGCTAGCACTTGCTATACTCATGCCAATAGCTGCCACAATCATCCAAATGGCGATCTCAAGGGAGCGCGAGTACAAGGCGGACAAAGGCGCAGCCTATCTAACAGGACACCCAGAGTGGCTTGCAAGCGCTCTAAGAAAGCTTGAGAGCTACTCAAATTCTTACGTTATGCAAAACGCAAGCGAGCAAAGTGCTCATATGTTTATCGTAAATCCATTTGGCTCGCTAACTAACAAGCTTGGCGTACTTTTTAGAACGCATCCAAGCACTAGCGATAGGATTGCTGAGCTTGAAAGACTTGAACAAGAGATAAAAAGAGGCATGTAA
- the rsmG gene encoding 16S rRNA (guanine(527)-N(7))-methyltransferase RsmG, whose protein sequence is MKNELCLPADFDEKVKAYAQIFAKFNAIHSLSNYKSISEQVLDSIKPLEIFDLSAKTAIDVGSGAGLPAIFLALAMPQTKWHLFEPIAKKSSFLSYAKIELGLQNLEVHSQKIELADKFTANLITSRALSKTKELIKICEGFYDENTKFLIYKGSSVMDEISGIDAQIYNEKNRNYIYFNFKKHGEKH, encoded by the coding sequence ATGAAAAATGAGCTTTGTCTGCCAGCTGATTTTGACGAAAAAGTAAAGGCTTATGCTCAAATTTTTGCTAAATTTAATGCCATTCATAGCTTAAGCAATTATAAAAGCATAAGCGAGCAAGTACTTGATAGCATAAAGCCGCTTGAAATTTTTGACCTAAGTGCCAAAACTGCGATCGATGTTGGTAGCGGAGCTGGCCTTCCAGCGATATTTTTAGCACTCGCAATGCCGCAAACAAAGTGGCACCTTTTTGAGCCAATAGCCAAAAAATCATCATTTCTAAGCTATGCTAAGATCGAGCTTGGTTTGCAAAATTTAGAAGTTCATAGCCAAAAGATCGAGCTTGCAGATAAATTTACAGCTAATCTCATCACCTCAAGGGCACTTAGCAAGACAAAAGAGCTTATAAAAATTTGCGAGGGATTTTACGATGAAAATACTAAATTTCTCATCTACAAGGGCTCAAGCGTTATGGATGAAATTTCAGGCATAGACGCGCAAATTTATAATGAAAAAAATAGAAACTACATATATTTTAATTTCAAAAAACATGGAGAAAAACATTGA